In Salinibaculum sp. SYNS191, the genomic window GGGTCGAGAACCCGCCGGTCCACGCTGACGTCTGCGTTCAGCAGGCTGTCGAACTGGAAGGCCATCACGTTGCGCAGCGCCTTCGAGGGCTCCTTGTAGGGGACGATGCTCCCGTCGACGGTGTAGGTGAAGCTGGCGTTGTCGTTGTCCGCCTCGGTGATGTCGGGCGGGACGACGAGCACGGAGTAGACCGCCTCGCGCCGGAGCATCCGTGTCGCTCGCTCCTCGCTGTCGACGACGACCGGGTCGGAGAAGGCGGTGACGCTGCCTTTCACGATGGTCATGTCGTTGTCGGTGACGTTCTCGTCGCCGGGGACGACGGCCATCGGCGCGTCGCGGGGGATGACCGTCTCGAAGGCGACGCTGGTGTAGGCGAAGAAGCCGGGGAGCACGAGGAGGATAAAGAGGAGCGCGGCGACGTTGTGCTTGCTCCAGTGGAACTCCTTTTTCAGCAGCGAGCGAAGCGACATCCTACATCTCCCCTCGGCGCTCGTGCCGGTACACAGAGGCAAGAATCAGTACGGCGTCAATATATCTTTGGATGGGGTCCGACAGGCAGGAATCCGGCGTCAATAACGAGACTTTGGATGGGGTCCGACCGGCGGCCCGGCCGCGACAGGCGCAGAGAGAAATCCTTTTGCGTGGTTCGCCAGAAGTGCGGGTATGGACTGGCCCCACGACCCGGACGGCGAGGAAGGCAGCGAGGGACGGCGCAAGTACGGCCACGCCGTCCTCGCGAAGAAGGTGGACGAGGAGGAGGACTTCCCCTTCACCGCCGGCGAGTACGTCGAACAGTACGGCGACCACCCCGTTCGCATCGACTACGAGACTGTCGTCAGCGTCGCCGACATCTTCGCGGACATCGACGACGACACCGAGTTCGAGACGTTCCCCGAGTTCCACAAGCGCGTCGGCAAGCAGATGCGCGAGGACGGCTACTGGCCCTACCGGCTCGAACACGCCTGACTGGCCGGTGGAGGCGGCCGTGGGCCGGGCGCGCGGGAGGCACCGATCCGTGGTTTGTGACCACACAACATACTTGTAGGGGGATGTAGTTGGTTCAGATATGGCAACTGATTCACAGAGCCGCGCAGTCCCGGCGGTCGGACTGCCACCGGAGGTGATAGAGGACATCCTCTCGGCCCCGCGCCGCCGGCGCATGCTGGAGGTCCTGGCCGAGAGTGAGGGGTGCATGGTGGTCGACGACATCGCCGCCGCCGTCGAGGCGGACGACTCGGACCCGCGGGAGCGCCTCAAAGCCGAGATTTACGACGAACACCTGCCGAAACTGACTGCGACCGGGGTCGTCGACTACGACTCGATGCGGGGGTGTGTCAGTCTCACGTCGCCGGCCATCGTCGACCACATCGAGGGGTGAGCGTATCCAAAGACAGAAATCGGTGCGCTCCAAACGGGCGGTATCGTGACGAACACGCAGGTCACGCACATCCAGATAGACAACTACGGCCCGTGGACGGTGACGCCGGAGCCGCGCCGCGAGGTCGACCTTCAGACGCTGCAGTCCCGCCTGTTCGCGGACCTCTCGCAACTGTTCGGCAACCGCGACGCCTACGTCTTCTTCTCGCGGT contains:
- a CDS encoding DUF5785 family protein — its product is MDWPHDPDGEEGSEGRRKYGHAVLAKKVDEEEDFPFTAGEYVEQYGDHPVRIDYETVVSVADIFADIDDDTEFETFPEFHKRVGKQMREDGYWPYRLEHA
- a CDS encoding DUF7344 domain-containing protein; protein product: MATDSQSRAVPAVGLPPEVIEDILSAPRRRRMLEVLAESEGCMVVDDIAAAVEADDSDPRERLKAEIYDEHLPKLTATGVVDYDSMRGCVSLTSPAIVDHIEG